A genomic segment from Triticum dicoccoides isolate Atlit2015 ecotype Zavitan chromosome 1A, WEW_v2.0, whole genome shotgun sequence encodes:
- the LOC119270991 gene encoding LIM domain-containing protein PLIM2b-like, protein MTFYGTQDKCKACDKTVHFIDLLTADGIPYHKYCFKCSHCKGTLSMCSYSSMDGVLFCKTHFEQLFKETGSFKKNFPTCAKANNEQSKVPNKYGSVFCGTQDKCAACKKTVYPLEKMTLEGEPYHKTCFKCAHGGCILTTASCASLNGILYCQNHFWQLFKETGSYSNLLKPASAKNADEPEAAKEEEQAPEAAEDQESS, encoded by the exons ATGACATTCTATGGTACACAGGACAAGTGCAAGGCTTGTGACAAGACCGTTCATTTCATTGACCTCCTTACTGCGGATGGCATTCCCTACCACAAGTATTGCTTCAAATGCAGCCATTGCAAAGGCACTCTTTCG ATGTGCAGCTACTCCTCCATGGATGGAGTTCTTTTCTGCAAGACTCATTTTGAGCAGCTTTTCAAGGAAACAGGCAGCTTCAAGAAAAACTTCCCCACAT GCGCAAAGGCAAATAATGAGCAG TCTAAGGTCCCAAACAAGTATGGCTCTGTGTTCTGTGGAACTCAGGACAAGTGTGCTGCCTGCAAGAAGACTGTGTACCCATTGGAGAAG ATGACCTTGGAGGGCGAGCCCTACCACAAGACCTGCTTCAAGTGCGCTCACGGCGGCTGCATCCTGACGACCGCATCCTGCGCCTCCCTTAACGGGATCCTATACTGCCAGAACCACTTCTGGCAGCTGTTCAAGGAGACGGGCAGCTACAGCAACCTGCTCAAGCCCGCCTCGGCCAAGAACGCCGACGAGCCAGAGGCAGCCAAGGAAGAGGAGCAGGCGCCGGAAGCTGCCGAGGACCAGGAGAGCTCATAA